TATCTTCAGAATGGCCTTTTCCACATTTATTTTTCCAACCTAACCCCTGCTCTTCAATCGCTGCAGCTCCGGGTTCTTTACCAACACATTTACCTGCTTTGTGCGCGCCATGCATCTTTCCGAAAGTGTGACCGCCAGCGATAAGCGCGACAGTTTCTTCATCGCTCATGGCCATACGGCCAAAAGCTATACGGATATTTTTCGCAGAGCCGACAGGGTCTGGCTTGCCTTTTGGACCTTCGGGATTAACATAAATAAGGCCCATATGAGTTGCCCCTAGCGGGCGTTGGAGTTTACCGTCACGCTCTTCACGATCACTGGCAAGCATTTCTACTTCAGGGCCCCAATATACAAGATCTGGCTCCCAGTCATCGGTTCTTCCGCCGGCAAAGCCATAGGTTTTAAAGCCCATGTTTTCAAGGCCGACTGTGCCGGCTAATATCATTAAGTCACCCCAAGATATACTCTCACCGTATTTTTGCTTTAAGGGCCATAGAAGTCTTTTTGCTTTATCAAGGTTACCGTTATCAGGCCAGCTATTTAATGGATCAAAACGCATTTGACCACCATCACCGCCACCTCGGCCATCTAGTGTGCGATATGTCCCTGAACTATGCCAAGCTAAGCGGATGAACAATGGACCATAATTTCCCCAGTCTGCAGGCCACCAATCTTGAGATGTGGTGAGTAACTCATTCATGTCTCTTTTGAGTGCAGCCATATCAAGATTATTAAACGCGTCGGCATAGTTAAAGTCTGCACCTAGAGGGTTTGAGCGAGTATCATGATCTCTAAGTGGTGCAAGGTCTAACTGTTCAGGCCACCAGAACTGATTTGATTTTGGTGCACCCGCGACGACTTTTCCGCTTCCTGTCGCCCCCTTTGGTTTACTTATTTGAGATGAACTTGCACACGCGCCCAAGCTGATGATGCTAAGGCCGACAAGAGTAGCCAGCATAGATTTTCGGAACTGAGTATGGATCTTCATTTTGATCATCCTATGAATTTAGTTGTGTTCAACTTGAGCGGATAATAGATTCGTGGATGCGAAGAATGAATGTATTTAAATATGTTATTGAACAGGCTAATTACAAAGGCATTCTAAGCGCACACTATGATTAAGTAGTGTGAATCTTGAGGCGTCCTTTCCTAGTCGCACGATTCATTCTCCAAACAAGAGACTGTTTTTTACGGCAAGAATGAGTATAGAGGGCGTTATTTGATTTTATAAATTGATTAATTAGATTCTAGCGTTCCAAAAAATGGATTTATTATTTGAATAATGAATAGGCTTCTGAAAGTTATGCAGTTAATTTGCTTTGCCTTCTCTTAGGCCAACTTTGTAAAAAATTACAAAACTCTGATTGAGGGATCGGTTCAGACCAAAAGAAACCTTGTCCATATCTGCAACCAAGCTTCATGAGAATATTGGCTGTACTTTTGTCTTCAATGCCCTCGGCAATGTTTTCAATACCTATGGCTTGACTCATTTTTAAAATTGCATCAACCAAGTGGTATTGGTTCCGTTCGTGCATCATATTCCTAATAAAAGATTGATCAATTTTTAATGTTGAGGCATTAAACTTTGTTAAGTAATTTAAGTTTGAATAACCTGTACCAAAATCATCAATAGAAATTGAAACGCCATGGGAAACCATCTGATGAATTTGGGCTTGTATGTTTTTTTCATCTTCTATGAATAATGACTCGGTGATTTCTATGTCTAGGTAAGATGGGTCGAGCTTTTGTTTTTTTAGCGTTTTCAGTACTAAACTGCCAAAATTACCTTTTTTGAACTGTTCGGGTGAGGCATTTACTGAAACACCTAATTGATTAAACCCAAGTTTGTGCCAAGCTTTACAATCTGCTGCAGCCTGTTTTACAACCCAAAGACCTATTTCATTAATTAAACCTGAAGCTTCAGCAACAGGGATAAATTTGGAGGACGAAACGATAGAGTTATCAGGCTTACGCCAACGGATCAGTGCTTCTACTCCTGCGATTTTATTCGTGCTTAATTCTATTTTTGGTTGATAAAACAACTCAAATTCTTGCTGCTCAAGTGCACGCTTCATCCCCGCTAACATAGTTAAACGGGCTTTGCTTTTTTGTTCCATTTCGAGATCGAAAAAAGCAAATTGATTGTGCCCCTGCTGTACTGCTGCTGTGAGTGCTGTATGTGCTCTACGCAACAAAATATCGTAGTTGTTTCCATCATGCGGTGCTATGGCAATCCCAATACAAGCAGAAACCTCAACTTCATATTGTTCAATATAGTTACTAAAAAATGTAGTTTGCAGAGCTTGATGTGCAAAAGCCTCAATATCATGGTAATCAGTTTTATCTAAAAAAATAAAAAACTGATTATTGGAGCCGTGAAACACTTTCGCATGCTCTTCATTGAACTGCTTAAGGCGCTGAGCAATCATGTTAATGAGCTTATCACCGACATCAAACCCTAATGATGCATTAATAGAATTTAAGTTATTAAGAGTGAGTACCATCAAAGCGCTAAGTTGTTCAGCCTGATTCTGGCGAAAAACTTTGCTTTGAACATATTGAGCACATGCAATTTCATTTGGAAGTAGAGTCAACCTATTCGTTAGCGCTCTCTTCTGAGTCCTTTTCTTATTTCGAATTGTGTTGATATGTGTTTTGACAAGCCTTTCTAACAGGCGGTCAATATCTTTGGTTAATAAGTTGACAATAAATGCGAAGATTACAATAACCAAAGCCATATTATGGGCTTTTCTCCAATCAGCAAAATCAGCCAATGGTGAAGCGAGTAACCCTGTGTATTCTGCATAAGCCAAACAGTAGATACTGAGAACCATAAAAGACGATGAGGAATAAATTAGCAGTCGGCTGCCAAGCATAGCGCAAAATATCAAAATACAAGGGTAAGCAAGTAGACTCGTATCGTATAAGCCTTCAATATTCCAGGCAAAAAAGAAGGCTAATAAGGTCAGTGTCCAGATAAAAATACCCGATACGATGGGCAGTGTATCTTCACATAAGAACCAATTTAGGAAAGAAAAAATACCAACAGCTACCAGTAGTGTAACGGCATAGCTTTGCTGGTAAATAAAAATATTAAGAATAAAAAACAATGTCAGAGAACAACTGATCAAAGATAGTAATGTCTTTAATCTATTCACTTTGTCTGAGGCGATTTGAGTAAGAATACTGTCATATTCTATTGGTTCTAATTTACTCATATTTTTGCTCTAAACTGTCTATTGCTGATGCAAATGAGAGGTTTCGGCCTCCCTTCTTTTTTGACTCAACTTTGATTTCATACATTGCCTTATCGGCCAGATGAATTAGCTCAGGTTTATGGCTTGAATCATTAGGGTAACAAGCTGCGCCCATACATAGACCGATTTGTACATTAGATTGATGAGAAATTAGTGTGTAAGGTTTTCCAATTCGTATCGTTATTTGACTTGCGAGTGCTTCGAGTTGTGTTTTCTCAAAGTCTCTGAGCACTAAAACAAACTCATCTCCTCCCCATCGGCATGTAATACTATTACTTGGCGTAAGCTGCTTTAGCTGATTGGCTACGTTAATCAGCACTTCATCTCCCGCATCATGGCCGTAAATGTCATTAACCTGCTTAAATCCATTTAAATCCATTAAGACAAAAATAAAAGGGGTTTTGCTTTTTATAAGTTGATCAATTTGTTTTTCAGCGGCTTGTCGATTAGTCATATTGGTCAGGGCATCATAATCAGCCCGTCGGCTTAGTTCATCTAGCTCATCTCTTTTCTTTGAAACATCATTTAATGTAACTTGGTAATAAGACTTTAAGTCATCGGTAACGATACTCGATACAACTACTTGTAACCATATAGTTTTCCCCTGCTCTTTAAATCTGAGACGGTGTTCTCCAATTGCTATTTCATCATTTAAAAAAGCACTATTTACAGTGCGTGTGAGCAAGTCAGGTGTTTCAAATAATTCGCTGAGAATTGCGCCATAATTTTTTTTAATAGGTTGGCCAATACGTTCAAGTAAGGTTTTGAACGCATTGTTTGTCAGAAGAATATTCCCTCTTGGTTCCATTAAGATGATAGGCGCAACAGAGTTTTCG
The sequence above is drawn from the Pseudoalteromonas phenolica genome and encodes:
- a CDS encoding putative bifunctional diguanylate cyclase/phosphodiesterase encodes the protein MSKLEPIEYDSILTQIASDKVNRLKTLLSLISCSLTLFFILNIFIYQQSYAVTLLVAVGIFSFLNWFLCEDTLPIVSGIFIWTLTLLAFFFAWNIEGLYDTSLLAYPCILIFCAMLGSRLLIYSSSSFMVLSIYCLAYAEYTGLLASPLADFADWRKAHNMALVIVIFAFIVNLLTKDIDRLLERLVKTHINTIRNKKRTQKRALTNRLTLLPNEIACAQYVQSKVFRQNQAEQLSALMVLTLNNLNSINASLGFDVGDKLINMIAQRLKQFNEEHAKVFHGSNNQFFIFLDKTDYHDIEAFAHQALQTTFFSNYIEQYEVEVSACIGIAIAPHDGNNYDILLRRAHTALTAAVQQGHNQFAFFDLEMEQKSKARLTMLAGMKRALEQQEFELFYQPKIELSTNKIAGVEALIRWRKPDNSIVSSSKFIPVAEASGLINEIGLWVVKQAAADCKAWHKLGFNQLGVSVNASPEQFKKGNFGSLVLKTLKKQKLDPSYLDIEITESLFIEDEKNIQAQIHQMVSHGVSISIDDFGTGYSNLNYLTKFNASTLKIDQSFIRNMMHERNQYHLVDAILKMSQAIGIENIAEGIEDKSTANILMKLGCRYGQGFFWSEPIPQSEFCNFLQSWPKRRQSKLTA
- a CDS encoding diguanylate cyclase domain-containing protein, translating into MNKSGLLLRLAISISFAAVFVGFISSQVFFKFAYQHNQNKTQANIKQLYDVVAPTANIAAYLGDQELAKEVINGLDNSQEIIAASFEAELFTIRSDTYLKNHEKYTEFIVTSPFETSEQLGKITVQHNLEYIEQDSREAASFLSNSLLLQAFFVTLIAIFIAFYFITKPILIIAKSLHSLNPGTARRLKKPIFHDKSELGNLVEDINLLLEKAEDQISQERFLRSEIEILEKRFRLLFENSVAPIILMEPRGNILLTNNAFKTLLERIGQPIKKNYGAILSELFETPDLLTRTVNSAFLNDEIAIGEHRLRFKEQGKTIWLQVVVSSIVTDDLKSYYQVTLNDVSKKRDELDELSRRADYDALTNMTNRQAAEKQIDQLIKSKTPFIFVLMDLNGFKQVNDIYGHDAGDEVLINVANQLKQLTPSNSITCRWGGDEFVLVLRDFEKTQLEALASQITIRIGKPYTLISHQSNVQIGLCMGAACYPNDSSHKPELIHLADKAMYEIKVESKKKGGRNLSFASAIDSLEQKYE